CTAGAAGCAGGAGGTGGAACTGTGCTAGAAAAAGAGGGAGCAGATACATAGGGCATGGTGGTGGTGAAGAGAGAGGCCGTGGTTGAAGAAAAGGGAGGCAAGGAAGCAGTTGCTTGGGAAGGGAAAGCAGGAATGTTAGGTGAGGGAGCAAGGGAGGAATGTGGGAAGGACACAGGTGTGGTGAGAATAGTGGACAGGACAGTAGAGGAGCTTGGAATACTGTGAGGGGGAGAAGATGAGGGAAAAGTGCCACCACCAGAAGAGCTGAGATGGGAGGTGGTTCTCTGAGTGgatgggaagagagaagagatggggcttattgaggagggaaagggttTGGTGCTAGGCAACATGGTGGCAGTATGAATTGTAGATGGGATGGAGGAAGTGGGTCCAGTAGCTGTAGCTATAGTGAGAGTGGTAGAGGAGGTGCGCAAGCTTGGTGTTCCAGAAAGAGAAGTCATTGTTGACTGAGGGACAATGGTGGATGGGACTAAAGCTGGATGACTGTGTTGTGTTTTTGTACTGGATTGTGTGGGTGTTGTGGATGAAATCTGAACAGTACTGAAAGTATCAAGGGCAACACTGGTTGTTGGAGAAGCAACAGTGGACTGTATGCTGGTCATTGTATGGATGGTACCAACGTAGGGGATACTTGTACCAGAGGAGGTGGCACTGGTGGTTAAGAGGCTAGAAATGGGTGCAGTGATTGTGTGTTTGGGTGTAGGGACTGCGGGTGTGGAAGGACCTTGAGTTGTGCCACTGTGTGGTAATGTGCTAATATGAGAATGGGTAGGTGTCCTTGATGCTATGGACTGTGGGGAACCCATGACAGTGGATTTGGTGGGTGTGGCAGAGGAGGTGTGCATGCTTGATGGGAGTCCTGCAGAAGTCCTAGTTGTCTGAAGGACAGTGGTAAATGGTGTTGAAGATGGATAACCGGTTTTGCTTTGCTGGGTTTTTGTAATGGACCCTGTAGGAGGTATAGATGTCATCTGAGTAGTACTGAAAGTACCTGTGCTGGAGGAAGTGGCAGTAGTGGTAATCAGGCTAGAAATGGGTGCAGTGCCAGTGTGCTCGTGTGTGGTTGTGGTGACAGAGGATGTGGAAGACCCTGTAGAAGTACCATAAGTTGTGCCAGTGTGTGGCAAGATTATGGTAGCATGGGATGATTGGGTTGGTGTCCCAGTTCCTCTGGACTCTGTGGTAGCTGTGTTCGTGGATTTGATGAGTGTAGTAGAGGAAGTGTGCATGCTTGATGGGAGTCCTCCTGAGGTCCTTGTTGTCTGAAAGCCAGTGGTGGATGATATTGTAGATGGGTGACTGGTTTTGCCTTGCTCTGGTTTTGTAATACACCCTGTTGGAGGCATAGGTGTCGTCCGAGTAGTATTGAAGGTATGAGTGCCAGAAGAGGTGGCAGAAGTGGTAACCAGGCTAGAAATGGGTGCAGTGCCAGCGTGTGTGGTTGTGGTGACTGAGGATATTGAAGGCCTGATAGAAGTCCCTTGAGTTGTGCCAGTGTGTGGTAAGATCATGGTAAGATGAGATGATTGGGTTGGTGTCCCAGTTCCTGTGGACTCTGTGGCACCTATATCTGTGGGTTTGATGAGTGTGATAGAGGAGGTGTGCATGCTTGATGGGAATCCTCCTGAGGTCCTTGTTGTCTGAAAGCCAGTGATGGATGATGTTGTAGATGGAAAACTGGTTTTGCTTTGCTCTGGCTGTGTAATACACTCTGTTGGAGGCATAGGAGTCGTCCGAGTAGTACTGAAGGTATGAGTGCCAGAAGAGGTGGAAGAAGTGGTAACGAGGCTAGAAATGGATGCAGTGCCAGTGTGTGTGGTTGTGGTGATTGGGGATGTGGAAGCACCTGTAGAAGTCCCCTGAGTTGTTCCAGAATATGGTAAGATTATGGTAATGTGAGAAGACTGGACTGGTGTCCCAGTTCCTGTGGATTCTGTAGCACCTGTATCTGTGGGTTTGATGAGTGTGTTAGAGGAGGTGTGTATGCTTGATGGGAATCCTGCAGAGGTCCTTGTTGTCTGAAGGAAAGAAGTCCCTTGAGTTGTGCCAGAGTGTGGCAAGATCATGGTCACATTAGATGATTGGGTTGGTGTCCCAGTTCCTGTGAACTTTGTGGTACCTGTGTCTGTAGGTTTAATGAGTGTGGTAGAGGAGGTGTGCATGCTTGATGGGAGTCCTGTAGAGGTCCTTGCTGTCTGAAGGACAGTGCTGAATGGTGTTGAAGGTGGATGACGAGTTTGGCTTTGTACTGTTTGTGTACTGGACTCTGCAGTTGTGGGTGGAATTCCAGTACTACTGATAGTACCAGTGGCAGAAGAGGTGGCCGGAGTGGTTACCAGACTAGAAATGAGTGCAGTGCCTGTGTGTTTGGGTGTGATTGTGGTGACGGAGGATGTGGAAGGCCCTGTAGAAGTACTTTTTGTTGTTCCAGAGTGTGGTAGTACGATCATGGTAACATGAGATGTTTGGGTTGGTGTCCCAGTTCCTGTGGACTCTGTGGTACCTGTGTCCGTGGGTTTGATGACTGTGGTAGAGGAGGTGTGCATGCTTGATGGGAGTCCTGTAGAGGTCCTTGTTGTCTGAAGGACAGTGCTGAATGGTGTTGAAGGTGGATGACGGGTTTGGCTTTCTACTGTTTGTGTACTGGACTCTGCAGTTGTGGGTGGAATTCCAGTACTACTGATAGTACCAGTGGCAGAAGAGGTGGCCGGAGTGGTGACCAGACTAGAAATGAGTGCAGTGCCTGTGTGTGTGGTTGTTGTAATGGAGGATGTGGAAGGCCCTGTGGAAGTCTGTTGAGTAGTGCCAGAGTGTGGCAAGATCATGGTCACATGAGATGATTGGGTTGGTGTCCCAGTTCCTGTGAACTTTGTGGTACCTGTGTCCGTGGGTTTAATGAGTGTGGTAGAGGAGGTGTTCATGCTTGATGGGAGTCCTGTAGAGGTCCTTGTTGTCTGAAGGACAGTGCTGAATGGTGTTGAAGATGGATGAGTGATTTTACTTTGCTGTGTTTGTGTACTGGATTCTGGAGTTGTGGGTGGAATACCAGCACTACTGAAGGTACCAGTGGCAGAAGAGGTGGCAGGAGTGGTTACCAGACTAGAAATGAGTATCGtgcctgtgtgtttgtgtgtggttgTGGTGACTGAGGATGTGGAAGGCCCTGTATAAGTCCCTTGAGTTGTGCCAGAGTGTGGTAAGATTATGGTCATATGAGAAGATTGGGATGGTGTCACAGTTGCTGTGTATTCTGTGGTACCTCTTTCTGTGGGTTTGATCAGCGTGGTAGAGGAGGTGTGCATGCTTAATGGGACTTCTGCAGAGGTCTTTGTTGTCTGAAGACCAGTGGTAAATGTCACTGTAGATGGATGAGTGGTTTTGCTTTCCTCTGTTTTTATAGTGGACTCTGAAATTGTAGGCATAATGCCAACACTACTAATGGTACCAGTGACTGAAGACATGACTGTAGTGGTGACCAGACTGGATATGGGTGCTGTGCCTGTTTGCTTGTGTGTGGTTGTGGTGAATGAAGATGTGGAATGCCCCGTAGAAGTACCATGAGTTGTGCCATTGTGTGGTAGGATCATGGTCACATGAGATGATTGGGTTGGTGTTGCTGTTCCTGTGGACTCTGTGGTACCTGTGTCCATGGGTTTGATGAGGGTGGTAGAGGAGGTGTGCATGCTTGATGGGAGTCCTGCAGAGGTCCTTGTTGTCTGAAGGAGAGTGGATAATGGTGTTGAAGACAGATGAGTGATTTTACTTTGCTGTGAATGTGTACTGGACTCTGTAGTTTTAGGTGTGATCACAGCAGTACTGTAGGAAGCATGGATACCAGTGGGCGTTGGAGTGGTGATTGTCGGTTGTGTGGTGGTCATTGTGGGGATGGTATCAGTGTAGTGAATACTTGTACTAGGGGATGTAGCAGTAGTGGTGACCAGACCAGAAATGGTTGTTGtgcctgtgtgtttgtgtgtggttgTGGTGACTGAGGATGTGGAAGGCCCTGTAGAAGTCCGTTGAGTTGTGCCAGAATGTGGTAAGATTATGGTCACCTGAGATGATTGCGTTGGTGTCCCGGTTCCTGTGGACTCCGTAGTACCTGTGTCCGTGGGTTTGATGACTGTAGTAGAGGAGGTGTGCATGGTTGATGGGAGTCCTGCAGAGGTCCTTGATGTCTGAAGGACAGTGGACAATGGTGTTGTAGAGAGATGTGTGATTTTACTTTGCTGTGATTGCGTACTGGACTCTGTAGTTTTAGGTGTGAACACAGCAGTGCTGTAGGAAGCATGGATACCAGTGGGCATTGGAGTGGTGATTGTCGGTTGTGTGGTCGTCATTGTGGGGATGGTATCGGTGTAGTGAATACTTGTACTAGGGGATGTGGCAGTAGTGGTGACCAGACCAGAAGTGGTTGCCGTGCCAGTGTGCATGCGTGAGGTTTTGGTCACTGAGGATGTGGAAGACCCTGTAGAAGTACCATGAGTTGTGCCAGAGTATGGTAAGGTTATGGTCACTTGAGAAGATTGGGTTGGTGTCCCAGTTCCTGGGAACTCTGTGGTACCTCTTTCAGTGAGTTTGATCAATGTGGTAGAGGAGGTGTGCATGCTTGATGGGAGTCCTACAGAGGTCCTTGTTGTCTGGAGTACAGTGGATAATGGTGTTGAAGACAGATGAGTGATTTTACTTTGCTGTGAATGTGTACTGGACTCTGTAGTTTTTGGTGTGATCACAGCAGTACTGTAGGAAGCATGGACACCAGTGGGTGTTGGAGTGGTGATTGTCGGTTGTGTGGTGGTCATTGTGGGGATGGTATCAGTGTAGTGAATACTTGTACTAGGGGATGTGGCAGTAGTGGTGACCAGACCAGAAATGGGTGTTGtgcctgtgtgtttgtgtgttgttGTGGTGACTGAGGATGTGGAAGCACCTGTAGAAGTCACTTGAGTTATGCCAGAGTGTGGTAAGATCGTGGTAACATGAGATGATTGGGTTGGTGTCCCAGTTCCTGTGGACTCTGTGGCAGCTGTTTCTGTGGGTTGGATGAGTGTGATAGAGGAAGTGTGCATGCTTGATGGGCGTCCTGCCGAGGTTCTTGTTGTCTGAGCGACAGTGGTGAATGGTTTTGAAGATGGATGTGTTATTTTGCTTTGCTGTGTTTGTGTACTAGACTGTGCAGTAGTGAGTGGAATTCCAGAAGTACTGATTGTACCAGTGGCAGAAGAGGTGGTAGTTGTGCTGACCAGGCTAGAAATGGGCACAGTGCCTGTATGTGTGGTTGTGGTAACTGAGGATGTGGAAGGCCCTGTAGAAGTCCATTGAGTTGTGCCAGAGTGTGGTAACATTATGGTTATATGAGAAGATTGGGATGGTGTCCCAGTTCCTGTGTACTCTGTGGGTTTGATGAGTGTGGTAGAGGGGGTGTGCATGCTTGATGGGAGTCCTACAGAGATCCTTGTTGTCTGAAGTACAGTGGATAATGGTGTTGAAGACAGATGAGTGATTTTACTTTGCTGTGAATGTGTACTGGACTCTGTAGTTTTTGGTGTGATCACAGCAGTACTGTAGGAAGCATGGATACCAGTGGGTGTTGGAGTGGTGATTGTCGGTTGTGTGGTGGTCATTGTGGGGATGGTATCAGTGTAGTGAATACTTGTACTAGGGGATGTAGCAGTAGTGGTGACCAGACCAGAAATGGTTGTTGtgcctgtgtgtttgtgtgtggttgTGGTGACTGAGGATGTGGAAGGCCCTGTAGAAGTCCGTTGAGTTGTGCCAGAATGTGGTAAGATTATGGTCACCTGAGATGATTGCGTTGGTGTCCCGGTTCCTGTGGACTCCGTAGTACCTGTGTCCGTGGGTTTGATGACTGTAGTAGAGGAGGTGTGCATGGTTGATGGGAGTCCTGCAGAGGTCCTTGATGTCTGAAGGACAGTGGACAATGGTGTTGTAGAGAGATGTGTGATTTTACTTTGCTGTGATTGCGTACTGGACTCTGTAGTTTTAGGTGTGAACACAGCAGTGCTGTAGGAAGCATGGATACCAGTGGGCATTGGAGTGGTGATTGTCGGTTGTGTGGTCGTC
The Macrotis lagotis isolate mMagLag1 chromosome 3, bilby.v1.9.chrom.fasta, whole genome shotgun sequence genome window above contains:
- the LOC141518599 gene encoding uncharacterized protein LOC141518599, with amino-acid sequence MPPTECITQPEQSKTSFPSTTSSITGFQTTRTSGGFPSSMHTSSITLIKPTDIGATESTGTGTPTQSSHLTMILPHTGTTQGTSIRPSISSVTTTTHAGTAPISSLVTTSATSSGTHTFNTTRTTPMPPTGCITKPEQGKTSHPSTISSTTGFQTTRTSGGLPSSMHTSSTTLIKSTNTATTESRGTGTPTQSSHATIILPHTGTTYGTSTGSSTSSVTTTTHEHTGTAPISSLITTTATSSSTGTFSTTQMTSIPPTGSITKTQQSKTGYPSSTPFTTVLQTTRTSAGLPSSMHTSSATPTKSTVMGSPQSIASRTPTHSHISTLPHSGTTQGPSTPAVPTPKHTITAPISSLLTTSATSSGTSIPYVGTIHTMTSIQSTVASPTTSVALDTFSTVQISSTTPTQSSTKTQHSHPALVPSTIVPQSTMTSLSGTPSLRTSSTTLTIATATGPTSSIPSTIHTATMLPSTKPFPSSISPISSLFPSTQRTTSHLSSSGGGTFPSSSPPHSIPSSSTVLSTILTTPVSFPHSSLAPSPNIPAFPSQATASLPPFSSTTASLFTTTMPYVSAPSFSSTVPPPASRTPTAVSTLRTSFSTPALSTVSTQFTTSQSTVHTTKVSSPSMAPITLSLTPFSSPITKLTSASPAPSTIPTTKILHSYTPGSSSTVSSPASTSPSSSEGAACGVKEYTEEITFHGCTANVTLTKCEGFCPSHTGLDPATLLMETQCGCCQPLATSTQELLLPCPDPGQPGRQLTVQVQVFKSCVCHQQLCQA